A DNA window from Macadamia integrifolia cultivar HAES 741 chromosome 4, SCU_Mint_v3, whole genome shotgun sequence contains the following coding sequences:
- the LOC122077217 gene encoding protein MODIFIED TRANSPORT TO THE VACUOLE 1-like isoform X1, which produces MNLVIGRIGFSVVGTMNSSRRGVESHWRYRMIDAATSDEDKVTSVYKLEEVCELLRSSHVSIVKEVSEFILKRLDHKNPIVKQKALRLIKYAEGRREMQRRSVVVRQLFHYKGHLDPLKGDALNKAVHDTAHEAISAIFAEDETKTAPAEDLSKRIQGFGNTNFEMPLEDKKSFVGEVVGLGSASIKQGLSSITAAHSFKKSDNGSYQSPNLRSSLTTETDNPERYERFEHLNETQISVGISKNLGGGPWGKDSRGSREEMTYGSSSSSHSRSKTREERLLETVVTSGGVRLQPTRDIIQAFLVEASKLDAIALSHALESKLQSPMWQVRMKAVCVLESILRRKDDTHFSTVAIYFSENKESVVGCSESPQASLREKANRVLRLLDGEGVNHLSEKTSSLKDKAAATVVQMPNLIDTGGADDSYRKDDYTEMQSEQSVADLMTPTTSLTDDLFRDNLIDVISNQQKNEDNDLFAGVSFHTPEDGENVGDLFSGLKVDENQVANDIQYTVKKNGSELLDIFCPNSEVLQEPINHKKGVNDIMVDSSTSNGMIPDNEQQRSFSEAFSDATRSNPSTQSSHVLPNDALNGLIGSQLVGMNPNAVFPLGHLQYGSSPNITFNPASASQPVNYGLMGNYIAQHQLLATMTNFQHSQGNVTLGHATGNSGEGGYSSPLPDIFHPNVPAQIQSTLMNNSKKEDTKAFDFISDHLSSACGAKRVL; this is translated from the exons ATGAACTTGGTGATCGGAAGAATTGGATTTTCGGTTGTAGGGACCATGAATTCGAGCAGAAGAGGTGTGGAATCGCACTGGAGATATCGCATGATCGATGCCGCAACGTCCGACGAAGATAAAGTCACTTCTGTTTACAAATTAGAGGAAGTTTGTGAGCTTCTCCGATCTTCTCACGTCAGTATTGTGAAAGAAGTTTCTGAATTTATCTTGAAGAGGCTCGACCACAAGAATCCAATAGTCAAACAGAAG GCTCTGAGGCTGATCAAATATGCGGAGGGAAGGAGGGAAATGCAACGCCGTTCAGTGGTAGTGCGCCAGTTGTTTCATTACAAGGGCCATTTAGATCCATTGAAAGGAGATGCACTTAATAAGGCTGTCCATGATACAGCTCATGAGGCGATATCGGCAATTTTTGCTGAAGATGAGACCAAAACGGCACCGGCAGAAGATCTTAGTAAGCGAATCCAAGGATTTGGGAATACAAACTTTGAGATGCCTTTGGAAGATAAGAAATCGTTTGTTGGTGAGGTTGTTGGCCTTGGAAGTGCTTCTATCAAACAGGGACTGAGTAGCATTACTGCAGCACATTCGTTTAAAAAGAGTGACAATGGGAGTTATCAAAGCCCAAATCTGCGAAGCTCACTGACAACAGAAACTGACAATCCAGAAAGATATGAGAGATTTGAACATCTAAATGAAACTCAGATTTCTGTTGGAATCTCCAAAAACCTTGGTGGTGGACCATGGGGCAAGGATTCAAGAGGAAGCAGGGAGGAAATGACATATGGGAGCTCCAGCTCAAGTCATTCAAGGAGCAAGACACGCGAGGAGAGGCTGCTAGAGACCGTTGTCACATCTGGTGGTGTGCGCCTGCAACCAACTCGTGACATCATCCAGGCTTTCCTTGTGGAGGCCTCAAAGTTGGATGCAATCGCTTTGAGTCATGCTCTTGAATCAAAACTTCAATCTCCCATGTGGCAG GTCCGTATGAAGGCTGTCTGTGTTCTTGAGTCAATTTTGAGGAGAAAAGATGATACTCATTTTTCAACTGTAGCTATTTATTTTAGTGAAAACAAAGAGTCTGTGGTGGGATGCTCTGAATCTCCACAAGCATCGCTGAGGGAGAAGGCAAACAGG GTCTTACGCCTTCTGGATGGAGAAGGGGTTAATCATCTTTCAGAAAAGACCTCGAGTCTGAAAGACAAAGCAGCTGCTACTGTTGTTCAAATGCCCAACTTAATTGACACTGGTGGCGCAGATGATTCTTACAGGAAGGACGATTATACAGAAATGCAAAGTGAGCAAAGTGTTGCAGATCTGATGACACCAACTACCTCTTTAACTGATGATCTGTTTAGAGATAATCTGATTGATGTAATCTCCaatcaacaaaaaaatgaagacaatgaccTATTTGCAGGTGTCTCATTTCACACACCCGAGGATGGAGAAAATGTCGGTGACCTATTTTCAGGGTTGAAGGTTGATGAAAACCAGGTTGCTAATGATATTCAATACACTGTAAAGAAAAATGGATCAGAACTACTTGATATTTTTTGTCCCAACTCTGAAGTTCTGCAGGAACCAATAAACCATAAAAAAGGTGTCAATGATATAATGGTTGATTCGTCTACTAGTAATGGAATGATCCCAGATAACGAGCAACAACGTAGCTTTTCTGAGGCATTTTCTGATGCTACCCGTTCAAATCCAAGCACCCAATCAAGCCATGTGTTGCCAAATGATGCTTTAAATGGTTTAATTGGGTCTCAATTGGTTGGGATGAACCCAAATGCCGTGTTTCCATTGGGTCATCTGCAGTATGGTTCGTCTCCAAACATCACGTTCAACCCAGCTTCTGCTTCACAGCCAGTGAATTATGGGTTGATGGGAAATTATATTGCACAACATCAGCTTTTAGCAACAATGACCAACTTCCAACACTCTCAAGGAAATGTTACTCTAGGGCATGCTACTGGCAACAGTGGGGAAGGAGGGTACTCTTCCCCCCTCCCAGATATTTTCCATCCGAATGTTCCAGCTCAAATTCAGAGTACATTGATGAACAACTCAAAGAAAGAAGATACTAAAGCCTTTGATTTCATCTCg GATCATTTGTCATCAGCTTGTGGTGCAAAGAGGGTACTTTAA
- the LOC122077217 gene encoding protein MODIFIED TRANSPORT TO THE VACUOLE 1-like isoform X2, giving the protein MNSSRRGVESHWRYRMIDAATSDEDKVTSVYKLEEVCELLRSSHVSIVKEVSEFILKRLDHKNPIVKQKALRLIKYAEGRREMQRRSVVVRQLFHYKGHLDPLKGDALNKAVHDTAHEAISAIFAEDETKTAPAEDLSKRIQGFGNTNFEMPLEDKKSFVGEVVGLGSASIKQGLSSITAAHSFKKSDNGSYQSPNLRSSLTTETDNPERYERFEHLNETQISVGISKNLGGGPWGKDSRGSREEMTYGSSSSSHSRSKTREERLLETVVTSGGVRLQPTRDIIQAFLVEASKLDAIALSHALESKLQSPMWQVRMKAVCVLESILRRKDDTHFSTVAIYFSENKESVVGCSESPQASLREKANRVLRLLDGEGVNHLSEKTSSLKDKAAATVVQMPNLIDTGGADDSYRKDDYTEMQSEQSVADLMTPTTSLTDDLFRDNLIDVISNQQKNEDNDLFAGVSFHTPEDGENVGDLFSGLKVDENQVANDIQYTVKKNGSELLDIFCPNSEVLQEPINHKKGVNDIMVDSSTSNGMIPDNEQQRSFSEAFSDATRSNPSTQSSHVLPNDALNGLIGSQLVGMNPNAVFPLGHLQYGSSPNITFNPASASQPVNYGLMGNYIAQHQLLATMTNFQHSQGNVTLGHATGNSGEGGYSSPLPDIFHPNVPAQIQSTLMNNSKKEDTKAFDFISDHLSSACGAKRVL; this is encoded by the exons ATGAATTCGAGCAGAAGAGGTGTGGAATCGCACTGGAGATATCGCATGATCGATGCCGCAACGTCCGACGAAGATAAAGTCACTTCTGTTTACAAATTAGAGGAAGTTTGTGAGCTTCTCCGATCTTCTCACGTCAGTATTGTGAAAGAAGTTTCTGAATTTATCTTGAAGAGGCTCGACCACAAGAATCCAATAGTCAAACAGAAG GCTCTGAGGCTGATCAAATATGCGGAGGGAAGGAGGGAAATGCAACGCCGTTCAGTGGTAGTGCGCCAGTTGTTTCATTACAAGGGCCATTTAGATCCATTGAAAGGAGATGCACTTAATAAGGCTGTCCATGATACAGCTCATGAGGCGATATCGGCAATTTTTGCTGAAGATGAGACCAAAACGGCACCGGCAGAAGATCTTAGTAAGCGAATCCAAGGATTTGGGAATACAAACTTTGAGATGCCTTTGGAAGATAAGAAATCGTTTGTTGGTGAGGTTGTTGGCCTTGGAAGTGCTTCTATCAAACAGGGACTGAGTAGCATTACTGCAGCACATTCGTTTAAAAAGAGTGACAATGGGAGTTATCAAAGCCCAAATCTGCGAAGCTCACTGACAACAGAAACTGACAATCCAGAAAGATATGAGAGATTTGAACATCTAAATGAAACTCAGATTTCTGTTGGAATCTCCAAAAACCTTGGTGGTGGACCATGGGGCAAGGATTCAAGAGGAAGCAGGGAGGAAATGACATATGGGAGCTCCAGCTCAAGTCATTCAAGGAGCAAGACACGCGAGGAGAGGCTGCTAGAGACCGTTGTCACATCTGGTGGTGTGCGCCTGCAACCAACTCGTGACATCATCCAGGCTTTCCTTGTGGAGGCCTCAAAGTTGGATGCAATCGCTTTGAGTCATGCTCTTGAATCAAAACTTCAATCTCCCATGTGGCAG GTCCGTATGAAGGCTGTCTGTGTTCTTGAGTCAATTTTGAGGAGAAAAGATGATACTCATTTTTCAACTGTAGCTATTTATTTTAGTGAAAACAAAGAGTCTGTGGTGGGATGCTCTGAATCTCCACAAGCATCGCTGAGGGAGAAGGCAAACAGG GTCTTACGCCTTCTGGATGGAGAAGGGGTTAATCATCTTTCAGAAAAGACCTCGAGTCTGAAAGACAAAGCAGCTGCTACTGTTGTTCAAATGCCCAACTTAATTGACACTGGTGGCGCAGATGATTCTTACAGGAAGGACGATTATACAGAAATGCAAAGTGAGCAAAGTGTTGCAGATCTGATGACACCAACTACCTCTTTAACTGATGATCTGTTTAGAGATAATCTGATTGATGTAATCTCCaatcaacaaaaaaatgaagacaatgaccTATTTGCAGGTGTCTCATTTCACACACCCGAGGATGGAGAAAATGTCGGTGACCTATTTTCAGGGTTGAAGGTTGATGAAAACCAGGTTGCTAATGATATTCAATACACTGTAAAGAAAAATGGATCAGAACTACTTGATATTTTTTGTCCCAACTCTGAAGTTCTGCAGGAACCAATAAACCATAAAAAAGGTGTCAATGATATAATGGTTGATTCGTCTACTAGTAATGGAATGATCCCAGATAACGAGCAACAACGTAGCTTTTCTGAGGCATTTTCTGATGCTACCCGTTCAAATCCAAGCACCCAATCAAGCCATGTGTTGCCAAATGATGCTTTAAATGGTTTAATTGGGTCTCAATTGGTTGGGATGAACCCAAATGCCGTGTTTCCATTGGGTCATCTGCAGTATGGTTCGTCTCCAAACATCACGTTCAACCCAGCTTCTGCTTCACAGCCAGTGAATTATGGGTTGATGGGAAATTATATTGCACAACATCAGCTTTTAGCAACAATGACCAACTTCCAACACTCTCAAGGAAATGTTACTCTAGGGCATGCTACTGGCAACAGTGGGGAAGGAGGGTACTCTTCCCCCCTCCCAGATATTTTCCATCCGAATGTTCCAGCTCAAATTCAGAGTACATTGATGAACAACTCAAAGAAAGAAGATACTAAAGCCTTTGATTTCATCTCg GATCATTTGTCATCAGCTTGTGGTGCAAAGAGGGTACTTTAA